Proteins co-encoded in one Zalophus californianus isolate mZalCal1 chromosome 9, mZalCal1.pri.v2, whole genome shotgun sequence genomic window:
- the LOC113922086 gene encoding olfactory receptor 6C2-like: MKNHTVTTFILLGLTDDPQLQIPIFMFLFLTYMLSITGNLTIIFLTLVDSHLKTPMYFFLQNFALLEISFTSACIPRYLYNIATGDRSIAYNICIIQVFFIDVFGVTEFFLLATMSYDRYVAICKPLHYVTIINSSVCKRLVLCCWMAGLLIIVPPLTLSLNLKFCDSNVIDYFFCDASPILKISCSDTWLIEQLVMVCAVLTFILTLVCVLLSYIHIIKTILQFPSAQQRKRAFSTCSSHMTVVSITYGSCIFIYVKPSAKESVTINKGVAVLLSSIAPMLNPFIYALRNKLVRRAFSEFLKKIALLSKK; the protein is encoded by the coding sequence ATGAAAAACCACACAGTAACAACCTTCATCTTATTGGGACTGACAGATGACCCTCAACTTCAGATTccaatttttatgtttctatttcttacttACATGTTGAGTATAACTGGGAACCTGACCATCATATTCCTCACTTTAGTTGACTCTCATCTTAAAACACCAATGTACTTCTTCCTACAGAATTTTGCTTTATTAGAAATTTCATTCACATCTGCGTGTATCCCTAGATATTTATACAACATAGCAACAGGTGACAGGTCAATTGCatataatatttgcattattcAAGTGTTTTTTATCGATGTCTTTGGAGTAACAGAATTTTTTCTCCTGGCTACGATGTCCTAtgaccgctatgtggccatctgcaaaccccTGCATTATGTGACCATCATAAACAGCAGTGTCTGCAAGAGGCTTGTCCTCTGCTGTTGGATGGCTGGCTTGTTGATCATAGTCCCACCACTTACTCTGTCCCTAAATTTGAAATTCTGTGATTCAAATGTgattgattattttttctgtgaTGCATCTCCAATCTTGAAGATTTCATGCTCGGACACATGGCTCATAGAGCAGTTGGTTATGGTCTGTGCTGTGCTGACCTTCATTCTGACCCTTGTGTGTGTTCTTCTGTCTTACATTCACATCATCAAGACCATTCTACAATTCCCCTCTGCCCAACAAAGGAAAAGAGCGTTTTCTACTTGTTCTTCTCACATGACTGTTGTTTCCATCACCTATGGAAGTTGTATCTTCATCTATGTTAAACCTTCAGCAAAGGAATCAGTGACTATTAATAAGGGTGTGGCAGTGCTATTATCATCCATCGCTCCCATGTTGAACCCATTCATTTacgctctgagaaacaaactagtGAGACGAGCCTTCAgtgagttcttaaaaaaaattgcattgctatcaaaaaagtaa